TTACGATTAAGTTATACCTCactatacttttatttttttttaatcttttctgtatttctttgtctgtctttgtctttatagctcaatttttcaattctgtcattttgtctctgtgttgtttagttttttcGTGTTTCCATTTCCCTTCAtggatcattttcctctttgtttttgtatctcTCTCACATTCTGTCTCTTCTccgctcttcctcctccctgcGCAGTTCCCGTCAATGCTCGGGCTCgtcatctctttctctgtccttctTGGCTCACACACCTCCTTTGTTGATCTAATTTGTTCCCTACAAGAACCTTCCAAGTTTCCATCATTCACAATTTGGCCTCCATGTTGTCAGATTTGTTATCCAACTCCATTTCTTGGTCCAGTCATGGGATGTCACTGCCACTattagggtgtgtgtgttttcctcctctctctatgtatgtgtgtatatgtatgcaGTTCTCACACAGGTTCTAAAACGCCTGTGTGTTGAGTTTCCCTGCCGAATATTTCTTTGCATCCCTTTAGAAATATGCTTATCTGTATTGTATTTCCAATCTGAATAGTTTGGAAATCCCTCAGTCTTTTATTACCCTGTTTaaatgcttgtttgtgtgtgttgaaaaagagagaaaacctTGTGTTCTGTGAGTTTGTTAGCAAGGGAGTgaaagtgtgcgtgtgtgtgtctctgcaaaCAAAGTGTAGTGTGGCCTGTGCTCTGCTTGCTCCTGTCTGTTCAAACTATCTGCTCTTTCTCCTTGAAGCCTACTAGAAGCATGAGGGTAATCTGCCAGGTAAAGTACTGCTCTTTCCTGCTTTTTCACCTCACCCTGCTTCACTGAGGCTACGATAACATTTCTGCAACGTCCTGCCAACATCCCTCAGGCCATCTTTGTTCCTGTCCTGCTTTGAGTGATCATTTCAGAATGATTGACTGACTGTCACATTATAATGCCAAAAAAATGATCCTGAAGAAGAAGTGGGATTATAACATGTGATGACAACATCACCATGGCTGTTTGGTGTGGATCTTGTGAAAATGAAATCTCCGCCCAGTGTGTCTGTGCAGTCTGTTAAGCATGCATGCAGTTATATGCTATTGCAGTGCTCACATATTTgtaagaaatatgtttttattcactcCATGATTTAATGCTTATTTTATAactttgttattgtgtcttttgctcatttttctttcataaaagTGTGTATTGCTTGTTGAgtcaaaatactaaaatatgGAGAAAAGAAGCTGCTGCATTCTTAGGTCCTTAAGTCCAATGTATTTAATGATGAAGGCATCAATAAATGCTTGCGTTGGATCTAAGTCTGCAGAGCTTTTTTTCTTCAAGGCAGAAAaggataaaatatatatattttaaattaaataaagatccaacatgaaaaaaatggatgGGAGAAATGCCTTTTGATAGTGTATTTAACAaagtaatgttaatgttaaagtAAGTAATGTTACTTTCTTATGCTTTTTaaggaaaatgttttcatatttttagacTGAAACTTGTAATAGCAGGTAATTCAGTATATTTAAAGTTGACCACTTCCAGGTTACTTGTATAGTGGAAAACCTTCTGCAACTGCATTAAAATATGTACATGAAAATTCTTTGTTTTAACCAGAAAAAAACGTTGATTAATgaatattgaaaaaataaataacaaataattatGATATTCATGCATTGGTTGATATGGTGAAGATAGAAGTGAAGACAACCAGAGAAGCGATAAAAAGATAATTCTtgtttaataacatttaatcaagcaaaatatattacatacattttGAAGTCCAGCAGTAGCCTAATTAAGTTAACAGCCTTAATGACCTTATATCAAGTTCACCTCCTTCCACATAGCCAGTAACTGCACTTGAAATTCCTCACCTCACCTCTGTGTTTTTCCAACTTTTCCAGGAGACGTACATAGAGATCCAGACGGAGCATcttcctcagctgctgttgcgCATGGTGGCGGCTCTGACCGGTCACCTGCAGGCCCTGGGTCTCGGGGAGCTCACTCACTGCCTCCGTCTTTGTTCCAAGATCCTCAGCAAAGTGCAGCCCCCGCTGGTGTCCCCTCTGGCCCTGCCCTCTGGCCCCCAGGCTCAGGGCCTCTCCAACTCAGCAAGGGATAAAAccagagaaaaagaagacaaacgGGTGAGTAAAAGGGTTATAGATGTTCATTAAGAATTAAATGTTAGTGTTTTTCCTTCATGCAAAGAAGTTAATTCAATATGGCATGTTATTCCTGCCACTTTCAGAGTGCGATCTCATAATGCACAGTTGTTGAATAGTATCTTTGACAGTCAGACCACTCCATAATTATCCAAAATGTTGAGCCTGATCTCATACACAATCGTATTAACTTTTACatttccacacatgcacactgggAGCTTTCCATTTTAACTTCAGTCTTTAACTGATAATCACTGGACAGCTGTACTGTATGGCTCCCTTTATCACCTTTTGGATGTGTGTTATTTGGTATGGATACAAAGACACGGGGCTGATAAGAGTATTTGTTCCCTTTTTGTGGTCAGTCGGAAATGAAAATTGTTCACAAGTACCAAAACTGGCACTGCTATGCCAACCtctaacttaaaaaaaacatcattgcCAGCTGATAATTCTGTTTTAGACTCTGATCCTTTAACAGTCTTTTGATAAAAGCATTGGGCCTGTTGTTGCCTCAGTCAGGGCAAATCCCAGTTTGACCCACTTGACCCACTTCCCTTACAAGTTACTGCCCAAAAAGCGATCAGTTCAAGCTCTGATGGTCCCTGAACAGGGCCCCCTCCGGCTCTTGTTGCCTACTGCCAGTCTCCTGCCCCAAGCTACAGTTGGCTGTGTGGTCCCACGACTGGCCCTGCCATCCCACGCTCCCTCGACACAAGCCATTTGAAGACTTGTTCAGAACAAATGCTTCATTGGCTGTCCTGGTCCTCCTGGTTCCTGTCCAGCGACCTGGTTGGTTAAGTGTTTGGGAGCTCAGTGAGGCATAATTAAGTTCAGTCGGTCCGTTCCATGCCCAGAGATGGATATGGGCTGGATGGATTGAGCTAGGCCCATTAGGGGCAGGAACAAATAGAAAGACAGAAGACGGTTAACCAACAGCTGAGCCCGGCTCGCCTTTTCTCTctaaagaagaagaggaacagaCTAGCCTGTGGCACCTCCTGGGTGAGCCGTCTCCATCAGAGTGGAAAACATTCCACATACATCCACTGAACGCTATAACGTCCCCATCCCCCACCCTGAGGGGCATATAGAGAATGTGCTATCTAACGTGCCATCTGAGTCCAGCCTCCAGAACATGCATGATGCCCCAATCAAAAGCCCTCAGGCTCCCAAAGGCTGACTATGACAAAGAATTGTAAGAACTTGTagctctgtcagtctgtctgtagCAGGATGCAAGTCTGGTGTACAGTTCAATCTAAACAAGTCCCTCAGGTTAGACCCGACAGCTGTGTACAGCCTCACTATGTAAAGACTTGTATCTAAATATCTTTATCTTAATATTGTAACATACAACATTTTCATGATGATAAAAAGCACATACTCTGTAAGCATATGTGTATAATCTCATTTATATTATGTATGCTGTAGTTAGTTTATTCTGATTTTCCTTTGCAAATATGAAGACAATCAGCTAATGTCACATTCAATATATGATTGGCAAAAGAAGAATCCATATAAAGTACAGTATCATGGTCACAAATGTTATCTGGTAATGTAAATAATCTGCACTTGGAGTTTTCTTTGTTCATGGCTTGTTACACGTCTTCTCCACGTCTTGCTGACCTTCTCTTGAACGCctatcttcctctctcttcctgcagGCTCTCCCTGCTACTCTGGAGGTACCTGGCAGTGGGGAGGTGTTCGAGGATGGGGAAAATCCTCCCAGCAGTCGCTCCTCTGAAAGTGGCTTCACAGACTTCGTCCAGTACCAGGGGGATGGCCCCGATGAGACAGAGCGAACACCTCATCCACACCCAGCGCTCAAAACAGGCCGTCGCTCCTCAGGCCCAACTCAGACCAAGCCTCTGGACAAACCAGTCATGCAATGCTGCCTGGAGCATTTCCAGCAGTTTCTCTCCCGCCTCATCACCTTGTATATTATCCCTGGACAGGCGAACAAAGTTGAGGGTGAAAGAAGGGAAGTCATGCAGTCGGGGACCCTGGTTTCAGGGGGATCACAACACAGTGAGCATATGGAGCAGACAGAATCATGCTCAGGATCTGGGTTAGTCCAGAGAGAGCGTATTGCTGCCTTCACTGCTGCCTGCCAGCTTTTCCTAGAATGCTCTAGTTTTCCAGTGTACATTGCAGAGGGTAACCTGAAGGCCTCACCTGCACAAGAACAGTTTGGTAAGTACAAAAAAGAGTCTGTGATGATAAATGAGGGAAGTGTCTGTTTTTTGGCCAGTTTTACAATAAATATACTATTGTTGGAGCAGTATCAGTAAGTGTGTGAGTATTTGGAGTTCGGAGATAAAGATGCACTATATTTAAACATATCCCTCCTTCATCTATACAGACAGCGAGCAGGTCCGTCTACCAGTGTGGCTGCAGACGCTGATGGATGCTTGCTGCCTGGCCAGTGACTTCTGTCTGCAAGGTGTGGCCATTTCCCTACTCATGGACCTAGTGGGACTCACCCAgtccgttgccatggtgaccgCTGAGAGTGTGGCATCTGGTGGCAACTCCGAGTCCACCCAGCCCATGAGCCCCAGCCAAGGTCGAGTGGCTGTCGTCATCAGGCCCCCACTCACTCAGGGAATCTTAAAGTACATCGCTGACAAGACAGACTTCTTCAAGGTAGAGATCCTGTGGCAGATTAAAAGAGGAactatataattttttaatggttttgacCTTGTTCAATCTGCAATCTTTTGCCCAGAGTGTGGCTCTGATCCTGTGGGACCAGCTGAGTGAAGGAACACCTCAGCACCATCAGCGCAGCGTGGAGCTCTTCTACCAGCTCCACAACCTGGTGCCTTCCTCCAGCATCTGCGAGGACGTCATCAGTCAGCAACTCATGCACAGGGACAAGGtaaacagcagcacacacacacatagtcaaacacacagacaaacacgtCTCCATAAAGTCCATGCTGAAGCCCCTTCTCTTTCAGAGAATTCGGCTGGAGGCCCACGTGAAGTTCTCTGTGCTGTGGCATTTGACGCGAGATTTGAACATCACCAAGTCTTCTCCTTTTAATCGCACGTTTGACAGGTAGGTCTGGATCTGTCACATAAATGGTGATCTGTTTATTTCTAGGTGTCTACCATTAGTAGAGTTGCCTTTTGCAGAAAGGTGTTACAAGTTGCTGTCTTGTGATTCCCTgtccttttcatttttccttaATCCTTCTGTTATCCACATCACTCTCCCCTCTCCACTTTTTACTTTGCCCTCCAGATCTCTCTTCATCATGCTAGACAGTCTGAGTTATTGGGATCCATGTAACAGTGCCGTTGGTCGGGCTTGGCTGAATCAGGTCCTTCAGAGACATGACATCGCTCGGGTCCTAgagcctctcctcctccttctgcttCACCCTAAGACCCACAGAGTTTCCATTCAGAGGGTACAGGCCCAGCGTCACTGGGCCCAGGTCTTTCCTGACCCACCTGACCAGGAACCATCAGAACCCATCTACACCAGGGACTCTGGCTTCTCAGAGAGTATGTAATGACTGTtaactcagttttttttttgggggggggggggttgctaATAGTGAGTGGGTGCTTTAGCACATCcaatgtgtttttacattagCTCTTTATGATAAGAACATCTTGAGGCATTTTTTTGTCCTTGTAAAAATATCTTTTCTTGTcattctttcctcttttttattcttttcattaGACTTCAGTCAGATCCAAGCACAGAGGGTTGCACAAGAGGAGCTCCGCGGTCTTGCAATGGGTGATATGGAACCGTTCTGTCTTACTGTCAACCCACTGAGTGACAGCCTGTCCTTACTGAGCCTGAGCAGTGAGAACTTACACATAGCTGGTGAATATCAGCCTGCTGACCAACAGGGGGAGCACCAGAGCTCTGAATCTAGTGGTTCTCATTCATCTACAGTAGAAAACGGCAGCTTTGAGGAGCCGGAAGGTATCAACAACACAGTCAATGGCTCCGACCAACAGAATGGTTCTTCAGATGACCAGTTTGAGGACTCTATAGAGGAGGCTGTGTCCTCTGTTGTAAAAGAGCTGATAGAAAGGGTTCTAAGTTTAGTAGATGAGGGGTCTCTTGAAGTCCCATCTGAAAACTGGcctcagacagacacagaaagcaCTTCCTCAGATATTTCCACTGGTCCCCGTCTTGACTGTGGCCCTCCTCACGGCTCCAATCACCAGACTTTGCCGGAGATGTTGGCTGAAGGCACGCTGGAGTTCCTCTCTGGCACACCAGCTGATATATCGGCAGAGGATCAGCACAGAGAGGGCATCACCCGTCATAGTTCATCACCCTCCATTGTCACGTTGCCAGACAGCTCAGACCCAGCCACCCCGGACCACAGCCTGCGGGTGGATGACCCTCAGGCCCGCAAACGTAGCCATAGCAGCACCCAACTCAGCCTTAAAGGCAAGATCATGGAGAAGCTGGCAGACAAATCTCCAGGGGCCAAGCCCAAGACCAAGAAGTctaagagaaaagaggaggagaggcagagaaaggcAGCAAACCAATCTGAAAAACTGCAGCCACCCAGTATTTTCTTCGGGGACAGCCTGGATCTAGAGAACTGGTACAGCTGTGGGGAAGGTGAGGTATCAGAGATTGAAAGTGACACTGGTTCACCCAGTGGGGGTTCTAGCGGGACTGTCGGGGGTGTCAGTGTCACAGGACGCAGATCTTCTTCTGCCCCACCTCGTTTTAACATCCATCCTCTCTACCAGCATGTCCTGCTCTACCTCCAGCTGTACGACTCCTCCCGGGCCCTCCACGCCCTGTCAGCCATCGCAGCCATGCTAAGATCCGCTCCCTCAGGGTTTGTAAGTGCTATCTCCACTACCAGCATCAACAACACCTACACTCCACAGCTCTCATTGCTCCAAAACCTCCTAGCCCGTCACAGGATCTCTGTCATGGGCAAAGATTTCTACTGCCCCATCCCCCAGGACTCCCACTCCCACACATTCCGCAGCGCCATGTACCTGGAAATCATCATTTCACTCTGTCTCTACTTCCTACGAAGCTATTACTCTGCCCACGTGGCAGCAGGCCCTCAGGATTTGGCAGGGAACCGTGCCATGCAGCTGACCAGTGTGGAGGTCTTAACTCTCCTCTTCAGCGAGCTAGGCAAAGTCACTGGCGGCTCAGCGAAGGGCTTTGCTAGTTTCATCAGCGACGTCTTGTTTAAGTGCAAAGTTCAGAAGGTGGTTCTCCATTGCCTGCTCTCCTCCATATTCAGCGCCCAGAAATGGCACGAGCAGCGGGTGGCAGGGGTCAACGTGGCCACAGTGGAGGAAGGTCTATCAGAGGACAGCGTTATCAACCTGTCAGAGGACCAGATAGACAGTTGTAGCGCGGTCCAGTCCCAGTTGCTAAGACTCCTACAGAGCTTAGTCGTACTTGAACATAAAGTCCTGGTTCCAgctgaagaaggaggagaaggaggacctgcgggaggaggagcaggaggtggAGGGACAGGAGGCGGCACTGGCGCAGGGTTCGAGATCCTGGGTGGAGAAGTGGAGCATGTCAACCCTCAGCAGCCTATGACATCACTGCAATACCTCCACGGACAGCCTATCACAGCGCAGGGTATGTTCCTGTGTGCAGTGATCAGGGCGCTGCATCAACACCATGCATGTAAGATGCACCCACAGTGGATCGGACTCATCACAGCCACCCTGCCCTACATGGGGAGAGTGCTGAGGAGGGTGGTGGCCTCAGTCACTCTGCAGCTGTGCAGGAACCTGGACAACCTTCTCCAGCAGTACCTCTATGAGACCGGGATAACTGATACCAGGTATTAACATCTTACATGGATGCTACCGATGGGCCATATCATTATGATAACCCACATTTACACCTACATTCATGTGTCATACAGGCAGTACAGTGTTATACAATGGCATGGCAAGGTTTTGGTCACCAGATGGCACCCTTGACCATAAAATGCAACGACTCACTTATACACCATCCATCGTTTTGATTCATCAATTGTTCTTAATGCTTAACATTCAGAATGTTTGTGTTGACATGctgaaaaatattcattcaaaAGAATATGTTGATTAACTTCCTTTTTACTTCTATCTTCTAGACCTCAGTGGATGGCTCTCTGCATCCCTCCTGACCTGATTCTGACAGTGCTGGAGGGGGTGACCGCCATCATCCATTACTGCCTGCTGGACCCCACTTCCCAGTATCACCAGGTGAGGGTGCTGTTGTACAACAACTGGTTGTAGAAAAATGCTCTTTCATACCTCTGTGAATGTTTATGACTACACGAATCTGCACAAATGTAGCAAGTTTCAATCCAGGCTTCCTTTCTTGTATTTAAGACATAGTTTTAATGCATTCATACATATGTGGTTgatattttctatttctttgtATAATacacttatttttattattactttctatgtaatatataatacacAACTGTATAGTACCACAAGTACTGAACCTCTGGATGCATATCTCTCAGTTACAAGTGAGTGTTGACCAGAAGCACCTGGCTGAGGCTCGTTCAGGCATCCTGTCCATCCTTCACACCATCATGTCTTCTGTCACACTGCTGTGGAGCGTCCTCCACCAGGCTGACAACTCTGACAAGCcagctgctgcctctgctgcttccaCTTCCAACATCAATCTGGGCTCTACTAAGGTATCCCTGGCAGCAGACAGTTATTCCATCAAAGATTCAGTGATATCTTTTAATGCATGTCTGAGCCAGTCCAGCAATGTATTAAAACAAGTCTTTGCCTTTTCATAATTGAACACATGCTGACAGCTGAATAAAGACAATATTTGACTGAACAAACTAAAAAATGAGAAGAGTTATCCTGATCTAACTGTTATATCAcactcatattttttttcatgttgttttaagCTTTACGCAAAGTAAATGCAAAGGTGGCCCATATGTTTTTCAAAATCCCAtctaatgattgttttttttatgttttttttctcatattcaAGTCTAATTTGCAAACTTCTTCTCAGGGTATATCCCAAAATGTCTTGTGCAGCACATAACAGGGGTCATGTATAGACTAGGAAACTATAGTGCGGTATATAcagcaaactgaaaaacagtCCCATAGACAACCTGTGTGTGGGCAGCCTGACTTATTATGTTCTATGGAGAAAGAAACATAACTTCATGCATAATATTTGGATTAGTGGTCTCAACAATAAGAACAGAATCTCtggtataattttttttaataaattactgACACTGAAGAACTTCTTTCCAGCAATTATAACTCTATTTTTCTGCAAATAGTTATTAGCCATGTCCAGATGGAATAATCTTCCGGAGGTGGTGGATAATGTAATTTTCACTGAGATAATACAGTAATTTTTATCCTGCCCGGAGAATAATTTGTAATCATTACAGTGTCCCTGCAGGAAGATTAATATAAGGCCAGAAAACCTCCCTAACTTAGTTTTGTAACTAACTTCCCTGTTTTGTCAGCTTGAGTATTTCAGGCAGGGTGGAGTACACAGTACTTATAGCAGCACTACAATTTGTATCAGTTGACATGATAGATGTAGAAGGTTGCATGTGATACATATCTGAAAATGCAGTGTCTCCCCAGAAGGAAATAATacaatgtttgatttatttctttgcATTCAGTTGTGTTCTGTCTAACATGACACACTGCATGATGCGCTGAAATACGTTAATGGTGACAGTATGAAATTGTTTCCATAGTAATTAGACAGCTGTTTAGGTCTAACCTAACTTTCTCACTCACTTTTGTTCTACAGAACCTCCGTCAGCAAATCCTGGAGCTGCTTGGTCCAATCTCCATGAACCATGGTGCTCACTTCATGGCAGCAATTGCCTACGTTTGGAATGAGAGGAAACAAGTGAAGACTCCAGTCAGAAATAAGGTGagtgttgtaaaaaaaaaaaagcatttgataaaaaaaatctgctcacTGTACTGAAAATGGATTGAAAGCCTGTTGACTTTTATCACAGTTCTGTGTGTACTTACTTTGTTTTCATGCGTTATTGCGTCTTTCAGGTGATTCCGTTGGCCAGCGaagagcagctgctgctggttgagTTGGTTCGTTCGGTGAGTGCCATGCGCACCGAGACGGTCATGCAGACAGTCAAAGAGGTTCTGAAGCAGCCGCCTGCCATTGCAAAGGACaaggtttgtgttttaatttttgttgCTGATGTCAATTGTACACCTGTATTGTTAATGAAGTCCATTAGCTTAACTTGTTTCATCCCTATCTTCCTCCTCCTTAGTAGAAGGCTACCAGACACTGCAGAGCTGCACAAGTATAATCACAGCACAAATTTTTTTGCGCAACTGGAGCAGAAGTGTTTGATTTTCAGTAACATGAGGAAACTAGTTCATGTTTAAATTGatcatatatgcatttatgTCAGTTAACAGAAGCAGGGGAACAATAAGCCCTGTAGCCTGAAATATATAGTATGTTAATTGTTGTGCTTTTGTGCAGTAAATGCATTACGTTTAAATTTTGAGTGCAGTCTTAAGATTTATGTTTGTTGGTTTTTCACAAGGAGTTTGACTCTCATGTCTTTTAGTTTCACCTTGTCCACGGTCATTcattacattaatattatttCTTCACTCTTCCCCACAGAAGCACCTATCTCTGGAGGTCTGCATGCTGCAGTTCTTCTATGCCTATGTTCAGAGGTCAGTCCATTGCTTCCTGTTACTATTTAATGTAAAGGATGCCATTACTGCTTTAATCCACCtaaccttcatgaaggtcaCATTTGTGCAGAGCCTTCGTATCTCTAAACTTTAATTTTGTGCCTTCCTTTTGTCCTAGGATCCCTGTTTCCAGTTTAGTTGATAGCTGGCCATCTCTGCTGGCGCTGCTGAAGGACTCTGTACAGTTAGGCCTGCCCGCCCCTGGACAGTTTCTAATACTGGGGTtggtttctctttcttctctcctttttatTGTCATACTGGTGTCTCTATATCCTGACAACATCTGGAGATTCACttgtacatttatatttgtCCGTGTGTGGATGTCAGCGGATTGCTCACAGTTAACTAGTCACAGTGTGGATCTGAATAAATCAGCCTGTAGAGACTACATCTTCTTCCACTTAATATACTTAAGCATATTTAACATGGCTacccttttctctttcttttctctagAGTTCTGAATGAGTTCATTTTGAAGAACCCCAATCTGGAGAGTAAGAAGGACCAGCGAGAGCTGCAGGTAATTACTGACGCTGTCTAGACTTCAATTCACTCTCAATTGTTTCCATTGTGTCTTATAATTGGATTATTCAGTATTTCTTCCcttttaattaatataatatccCTTTTGTGTAAATTCTTAGAGGCTTTATACCCCATAATGACAAGTTTCACTTTTGTTTCATGCTCTATAGTCATACAGGATTACAGAGTGAACCACAGTAAAATTACCTGAGTGACCTTGACTTGTAACTGAATATTACTTCTGTGTTCAGGATGTGACCCATAAAGTGGTGGAGGCTATCGGGACAATTGCAGGTTCCTCTCTGGAGCAAACCACGTGGCTGAGGAGAAACCTGGAGGTGAAGGCGTCTCCTCAGATAGTTGTGGATGGAACCAACCTGGAAGCTGATGTAGAAGGTATGCTGCTGGagaaagtctctcttttttaatatttgtgtaCAGGGCAATCGTTAGTTTGGCAAGGAAAGGACCATTTTTGAGTTTATATCAGAGATTAATCTTCCTGTTAGAGATTAATGTAATCCAGCTAAATCAAGTGTAAAAATGAATCAGTATACGAGACACTGAACCTAGGTGTAAAGGACCCAAAGGTTAAAACAAAGCATTTCAGTGCTTCTGCTGACATGCTCTACTTGCACTACAAAAGTGCAGGCCGTCTGCAAAATTCACTTTTGCAGATGGCCTGCATGTTTCAGCTTGACAGTGTAAGTCCTTTCTGCTGTgtagctgctgctaatgtttggtatgtgtgttttttgtagaTTTAATGCTCACAGTAATGGAGGCCTCCAGCTTCACTCCATCAGTGTACAGCGTTCACGCCCTCACACTGTTGGCTGAGGTAAAACACCCATGACTCTGTGATTCAGCTCAACCCTTCCTACACAACTGTTGCTTC
This sequence is a window from Thunnus thynnus chromosome 10, fThuThy2.1, whole genome shotgun sequence. Protein-coding genes within it:
- the dop1a gene encoding protein dopey-1 isoform X1 codes for the protein MNAEEVELLSDSKYRNYVAAVDKALKNFEYSSEWADLISALGKLNKVLQNNAKYQVVPKKLTIGKRLAQCLHPALPSGVHRKALETYEIIFKIIGPKRLAKDLFLYSSGLFPLLSNAAMSVKPVLLGLYETYYLPLGKTLKPGLQGLLTGVLPGLEEGSEYYDRTNTLLEKVAAAVEQSAFYSALWGSILTSPAVRLPGVSFVLLHLNRKLSMEDQLYVMGSDIELMVEAVSTSVQDSSVLVQRSTLDLILFCFPFHMSQATRPDMIRILSAALHVVLRRDMSLNRRLYAWLLGFDNNGVMIGPRSTRQSNPEEHASHYFNTFSKDMLVQAMVGILQGKARGGEEESILMHDLKPFRILISLLDKPELGPAILEDVLIEVFRTLHTQCRTELDLQNQSPFSKDHTHLSSKLRENKKTAELIKTANLLFNSFEPYYMWDYIARWFEECCRRALNVSTRAPRHAGSLDPTDLSLVEFCQLVDFLLDIVSLPTRSMRVICQETYIEIQTEHLPQLLLRMVAALTGHLQALGLGELTHCLRLCSKILSKVQPPLVSPLALPSGPQAQGLSNSARDKTREKEDKRALPATLEVPGSGEVFEDGENPPSSRSSESGFTDFVQYQGDGPDETERTPHPHPALKTGRRSSGPTQTKPLDKPVMQCCLEHFQQFLSRLITLYIIPGQANKVEGERREVMQSGTLVSGGSQHSEHMEQTESCSGSGLVQRERIAAFTAACQLFLECSSFPVYIAEGNLKASPAQEQFDSEQVRLPVWLQTLMDACCLASDFCLQGVAISLLMDLVGLTQSVAMVTAESVASGGNSESTQPMSPSQGRVAVVIRPPLTQGILKYIADKTDFFKSVALILWDQLSEGTPQHHQRSVELFYQLHNLVPSSSICEDVISQQLMHRDKRIRLEAHVKFSVLWHLTRDLNITKSSPFNRTFDRSLFIMLDSLSYWDPCNSAVGRAWLNQVLQRHDIARVLEPLLLLLLHPKTHRVSIQRVQAQRHWAQVFPDPPDQEPSEPIYTRDSGFSENFSQIQAQRVAQEELRGLAMGDMEPFCLTVNPLSDSLSLLSLSSENLHIAGEYQPADQQGEHQSSESSGSHSSTVENGSFEEPEGINNTVNGSDQQNGSSDDQFEDSIEEAVSSVVKELIERVLSLVDEGSLEVPSENWPQTDTESTSSDISTGPRLDCGPPHGSNHQTLPEMLAEGTLEFLSGTPADISAEDQHREGITRHSSSPSIVTLPDSSDPATPDHSLRVDDPQARKRSHSSTQLSLKGKIMEKLADKSPGAKPKTKKSKRKEEERQRKAANQSEKLQPPSIFFGDSLDLENWYSCGEGEVSEIESDTGSPSGGSSGTVGGVSVTGRRSSSAPPRFNIHPLYQHVLLYLQLYDSSRALHALSAIAAMLRSAPSGFVSAISTTSINNTYTPQLSLLQNLLARHRISVMGKDFYCPIPQDSHSHTFRSAMYLEIIISLCLYFLRSYYSAHVAAGPQDLAGNRAMQLTSVEVLTLLFSELGKVTGGSAKGFASFISDVLFKCKVQKVVLHCLLSSIFSAQKWHEQRVAGVNVATVEEGLSEDSVINLSEDQIDSCSAVQSQLLRLLQSLVVLEHKVLVPAEEGGEGGPAGGGAGGGGTGGGTGAGFEILGGEVEHVNPQQPMTSLQYLHGQPITAQGMFLCAVIRALHQHHACKMHPQWIGLITATLPYMGRVLRRVVASVTLQLCRNLDNLLQQYLYETGITDTRPQWMALCIPPDLILTVLEGVTAIIHYCLLDPTSQYHQLQVSVDQKHLAEARSGILSILHTIMSSVTLLWSVLHQADNSDKPAAASAASTSNINLGSTKNLRQQILELLGPISMNHGAHFMAAIAYVWNERKQVKTPVRNKVIPLASEEQLLLVELVRSVSAMRTETVMQTVKEVLKQPPAIAKDKKHLSLEVCMLQFFYAYVQRIPVSSLVDSWPSLLALLKDSVQLGLPAPGQFLILGVLNEFILKNPNLESKKDQRELQDVTHKVVEAIGTIAGSSLEQTTWLRRNLEVKASPQIVVDGTNLEADVEDLMLTVMEASSFTPSVYSVHALTLLAEVLAHLLDMVFYSDEKERVIPLLVNIMHYVVPYLRNHSAHNAPSYRACIQLLSSLSGYQYTRRAWKKEAFDLFMDHTFFQMDSSCVSHWRAIIDHLMTHDKTTFRDLMTRVAVAQSSSLSLFTNRDAELEQRAMLLKRLAFTIYSSEVDQYQKYLPDIQERLVESLRLPQVPILHAQVFLFFRVLLLRMSPQHLTSLWPTMITELVQVFLLMEQELTADEDISRTSGPSVAGLETTYSGGNGFSTSYNSQRWLNLYLSACKLLDLALALPPESLPQFQMYRWAFIPEASDDSGLEVRRQGTHQREFKPYVVRLAKLLRKRAKKNPEEDCSTRTLSWEPGHLMLTLYVIRSMEQLLPFFNLLSQVFNSKASSRSGPAYTHNPADASFPGHKEGHKLESQKVFWSRARQNIEEMVEKDFLEGLIKT